Proteins from one Canis aureus isolate CA01 chromosome 20, VMU_Caureus_v.1.0, whole genome shotgun sequence genomic window:
- the TMEM177 gene encoding transmembrane protein 177, translating into MAGPLWRAAAFVQRHRAGLLVGSCAGLFGAQISYHLFPDPVIRWLYQYWPQGQPAPLSPELQSLFQEVLQDVGIPSGHSYEAFTSFTFQPVSAGFPRLPAGAIVGIPATFLGGTLIDSDHPVVVHGQRVNWQSPAGTRLRDALTLSRDAQKFALAKEVVYLESSTAALQALLAPACLAGTWALGVGAKHALGLYGGPMNLRAAFNLAAAVAGFVAYAFSTDSLTHALEAWLDRRTAALSAAYAQGGVEFYEKILSGNIALRSLLGKRGEQLYTPSGNIVPRHWFRIKHLPYTTRRDSVLQMWRATLNPGHS; encoded by the coding sequence ATGGCAGGTCCCCTGTGGCGGGCCGCAGCATTCGTGCAGAGACACAGAGCAGGCCTGTTGGTGGGTTCCTGTGCCGGCCTGTTCGGGGCCCAGATCTCATACCACCTCTTCCCAGATCCTGTGATCCGGTGGCTGTACCAGTACTGGCCTCAGGGCCAGCCAGCTCCGCTCTCCCCAGAGCTGCAGAGCCTCTTCCAAGAGGTGCTCCAGGACGTGGGTATCCCCTCGGGCCATAGCTATGAGGCTTTCACCTCATTCACCTTCCAGCCTGTGAGTGCTGGCTTCCCGCGACTCCCTGCTGGGGCGATAGTGGGCATCCCAGCCACCTTCCTGGGTGGCACATTGATCGACAGTGATCACCCAGTAGTTGTACACGGGCAAAGAGTCAACTGGCAGAGCCCAGCAGGCACCCGGCTGAGAGATGCCCTGACCCTGTCCCGCGACGCCCAGAAGTTTGCCTTGGCCAAGGAAGTGGTATACCTGGAGAGCAGTACAGCCGCCCTACAGGCCCTGTTGGCCCCAGCTTGCCTGGCAGGCACCTGGGCGCTGGGCGTGGGTGCCAAGCATGCACTGGGGCTCTATGGAGGCCCCATGAATTTACGGGCTGCCTTCAACCTGGCAGCAGCAGTGGCGGGCTTTGTGGCCTATGCCTTCTCCACAGACTCTCTCACTCATGCGCTGGAAGCCTGGCTCGACCGCCGCACAGCTGCACTGTCTGCAGCCTATGCCCAGGGTGGAGTGGAGTTCTATGAGAAGATTTTGTCAGGCAACATAGCCCTGCGCAGTCTCTTGGGCAAGCGTGGAGAGCAGCTGTATACGCCCAGTGGGAACATCGTTCCCAGACACTGGTTTCGCATCAAACATTTACCCTACACAACCCGCCGGGATTCTGTGCTGCAGATGTGGAGGGCAACACTCAACCCAGGCCACTCCTGA